TCCTCCGGCGTGCAGTGCAGGCCGTGGCCGCCGGCCCACCACTGGGGTTCCTGCGGCAGGTCGAAGCCAGTGGGCGCCCAGTTTCCGGCGCTGTCCGGCATGTGGATCGGCACGCTGCCCGCGCGCTGCTCCGGGCTCATGACGAACGTCGCCGAGCTCATCCCGAGCGGGCCGGTGATGTTGGCCTCGAAATACTTGTCCAACGATTGGGTGCTGGTGACCTCGACGATCTTGCCCAGCCAATCGGTGTTGATGCCGTAGGACCATTTCGTGCCCGGGTCGAAGTGCAGCGGCGACTCGAACACGACGTCGAGGCCGGCGATGACGCTGGGCATCTCGCTGAACTCCTGGAAGCGGCCCTGGTTGGCGGAAAAGAAGTCGTACTCGGTGCCGGCAGTATGCGCGATCAGGTTGCGCACCGTGGCCCGCCGGGCCGGCGCCCGCAGCTTCGGGTTGCCGTCGTCGGTGAACCCGGCGAGCACCAGCAGGTCATCGAAGTCGGGCAGGTAATGCCCGACCGGGGCCTCGATGTCGATCAGGCCGCGCTCCATTTGCTGCAGTGCGGCGACGGTGGTCACCGGCTTGGTCATCGACGCGATCCGGTAGGTGGTGTCCGGGCCGATCCCACCGCTTTCCGGGACGCCGGCAATCCGGGAGCCGGCCGCACCGGCGTAGCGCACCCCATCGCGATCGCCGATCACCGCGACGATGTTCGGCACCGCGCCGGAATCGACGGCGGACTGCAGAAGTTGGTCAATCGCGTGGTGATCCATGGGAGCACTCCGGTGTGTTCGGCGCGCCGGCGGCACGGTTTCGCGCCGAGTCAACCACTTCGCCGCTTAAAGCCGAAGGCCCCGGGGCGGCGGCGGCCCGGGGCTTCGGCGGGTGGGACGTCGGGGGGCGGGGGCGGTCCCGGCGTTCGCTTGTGTTGGCCGTGGCCCGGACCGGGGAGGTGGTCCGGGCCTTCGGCGCTTTCGGTGCAGCACCCCCGG
Above is a genomic segment from Sporichthyaceae bacterium containing:
- a CDS encoding serine hydrolase domain-containing protein is translated as MDHHAIDQLLQSAVDSGAVPNIVAVIGDRDGVRYAGAAGSRIAGVPESGGIGPDTTYRIASMTKPVTTVAALQQMERGLIDIEAPVGHYLPDFDDLLVLAGFTDDGNPKLRAPARRATVRNLIAHTAGTEYDFFSANQGRFQEFSEMPSVIAGLDVVFESPLHFDPGTKWSYGINTDWLGKIVEVTSTQSLDKYFEANITGPLGMSSATFVMSPEQRAGSVPIHMPDSAGNWAPTGFDLPQEPQWWAGGHGLHCTPEDYMRFQRMLLNDGTLDGTTILKPDTVAQAFSDQIAPLTFPEALPTAEPTLACDFNLGPGWTWGHGFLLNSVDLPGMRAANTGAWAGLFNTHFWIDRSSGIAGALYTQALPFGMPDILQLCFAVEMAAYA